Proteins from one Limanda limanda chromosome 4, fLimLim1.1, whole genome shotgun sequence genomic window:
- the LOC132999860 gene encoding proto-oncogene tyrosine-protein kinase Src-like, whose amino-acid sequence MGAGKSKPKEPGQRSMSLDGTIGTGSDSGRFHHLGPSQQTQTPNRSPAVGTGRRGHPGQHHHAPTNTPELALFGGVDHTGTITSPQRGPLAGGVTTFVALYDYESRTASDLTFRKGDRLQIVNNTEGDWWLARSLTTGESGYIPSNYVAPSDSIQAEEWYFGKITRRDSERLLLNLQNRRGTFLVRESETTKGAYCLSVLDYDNTKGLNVKHYKIRKLDSGGFYITSRTQFTSLQQLVFHYRKHSDGLCHALSDVCPVAKPQTQGLARDAWEIPRESLRLDLKLGQGCFGEVWMGTWNGTTRVAIKTLKPGTMSPEAFLQEAQVMKKLRHEKLVQLYAVVSEEPIYIVTEYMSQGSLLDFLKGDAGKMLRLPQLVDMSAQIAAGMAYVERMNYVHRDLRAANILVGENLVCKVADFGLARLIEDNEYTARQGAKFPIKWTAPEAALYGRFTIKSDVWSFGVLLTELATKGRVPYPGMVNREVLDQVERGYRMPCPAECPISLHELMLSCWRKDPEERPTFEYLQGFLEDYFTSTEPQYQPGENL is encoded by the exons ATGGGGGCGGGCAAGAGCAAGCCCAAGGAGCCCGGCCAGCGCTCCATGAGCCTGGACGGCACCATCGGCACAGGCTCGGACAGCGGGCGCTTCCACCACCTGGGCCCCTCCCAGCAGACGCAGACTCCCAACAGGAGCCCTGCGGTGGGCACGGGGAGGCGGGGTCATCCAGGGCAGCACCACCACGCGCCCACCAACACTCCTGAGCTGGCTCTGTTCGGAGGAGTGGACCACACGGGCACCATCACCTCGCCCCAGAGGGGACCGCTGGCAG gaggtgTCACTACATTTGTGGCGCTGTATGACTATGAGTCACGGACAGCGTCTGATCTGACCTTTAGGAAAGGCGACAGGCTGCAGATTGTCAACAACAC agAAGGGGACTGGTGGCTCGCTCGCTCCCTGACGACGGGCGAGAGCGGTTACATCCCCAGCAACTACGTGGCTCCGTCCGACTCCATCCAAGCAGAAGA GTGGTACTTTGGGAAGATCACTCGTCGGGATTCCGAGCGGCTCCTTCTGAACCTGCAGAACAGACGAGGAACCTTCTTGGTGAGGGAGAGCGAGACCACTAAAG GGGCGTACTGCCTGTCAGTGCTGGATTATGACAACACCAAAGGCCTGAATGTTAAACATTACAAGATCAGGAAGCTGGATAGCGGCGGCTTCTACATCACCTCCCGCACCCAGTTCACCAGCCTACAGCAGCTCGTCTTCCACTACCGCA AGCACTCCGATGGGCTGTGCCACGCTCTCTCAGACGTGTGTCCGGTGGCTAAGCCTCAGACCCAGGGGCTGGCCCGGGACGCCTGGGAGATCCCCCGCGAGTCGCTCCGCCTCGACCTGAAGCTGGGACAGGGCTGCTTTGGAGAAGTCTGGATGG GTACGTGGAACGGTACGACGCGAGTAGCCATCAAGACCCTGAAGCCCGGCACCATGTCCCCGGAGGCCTTCCTGCAGGAAGCACAGGTCATGAAGAAGCTGCGGCACGAGAAGTTGGTCCAGCTGTACGCCGTGGTGTCCGAGGAGCCCATCTACATCGTGACAGAGTACATGAGCCAAG GAAGCTTATTGGACTTCCTCAAAGGGGATGCAGGGAAGATGCTTCGTCTGCCTCAGCTAGTTGACATGTCCGCTCAG ATTGCTGCGGGCATGGCGTACGTGGAGAGGATGAACTACGTCCACAGGGATCTGCGCGCAGCCAACATCCTGGTGGGAGAGAACCTGGTGTGTAAAGTGGCCGACTTCGGTCTGGCAAGACTCATCGAAGACAACGAGTACACAGCAAGACAAG GAGCTAAGTTCCCAATCAAATGGACGGCACCAGAGGCCGCTCTGTACGGTCGCTTCACCATCAAGTCGGACGTCTGGTCCTTTGGCGTGCTGCTCACAGAGCTGGCCACTAAAGGCAGAGTCCCCTATCCAG GCATGGTGAACCGGGAGGTGCTGGACCAGGTGGAGCGCGGCTACAGGATGCCCTGCCCGGCCGAGTGTCCCATCTCCCTCCACGAGCTCATGCTCTCCTGCTGGAGGAAGGACCCGGAGGAGAGGCCCACCTTCGAGTACCTGCAGGGCTTCCTAGAGGACTACTTCACCTCCACAGAACCCCAGTATCAGCCTGGGGAGAACCTATAG
- the manbal gene encoding protein MANBAL → MSADLDLSPPDVPEPTFLESVLRYGLFLGAIFQFICILAIFLPISKGHEQDEHESTDSKAAEQIKKPKGGAPQIRQKPKKESKKKR, encoded by the exons ATGTCTGCAGACCTGGACCTGTCCCCTCCAGATGTCCCTGAACCCACCTTCCTTGAGAGCGTGCTGCGCTATGGCCTGTTTCTGGGCGCCATTTTCCAGTTTATCTGCATCCTGGCTATTTTCCTCCCCATATCCAAGGGGCATGAACAG gatGAGCACGAGTCCACGGATAGTAAAGCTGCTGAACAGATAAAGAAACCTAAAGGAGGAGCTCCTCAGATCCGACAGAAGCCAAAGAAAGAGAGCAAGAAGAAGCGATAg